The region GCGGAAGCCGCCCTTTTATTCCTTCCCCCCTTGTGGGGAGAAtttctctcttcctcctctacatcttcatcatgagaggaggaggtctcgGTATCTTCGGATAtaacgtccgaagtgcccttacaACGGAGGTCGCCTCTGGcctccttgcctttcttcttggccttcttctccggcacctgataTGGCGtcagaaccagcatcttcgtcaacaAAGGGATAACTGGGTCTTCGAGCAACGAAGCTGGACATTGGAtttgctccgccttctttgtccagccctgtggGAGTAATGGAAAGTTCAATACACTCTTTGGATTTGCAAATTAAAGTCATCATAAGACTTACGGGAGTAGCCGGACGAGCGCAGTCGAGGCCGCGGTCTTCGGTCTTTTCCGGCTACAACTTTTGAGTCTTGAAAAGTAGCTTCCATATGTATTCGTGCATCGTGACGAAGAACCGCTGCAGGGTCCGAGgactggccgggtcgaattcccacatatgTTGGGTCCGGcgttgacaagggagaatccgacgaaaaagcatcacctggatcatgctGGCAAGGCTGGTGTTCTTGTTTATCATGCCCTTGACACGGCTCTCCAACATCGTCACCTCCTCAGGCGACTCCCAATCTAGGCCCTTATTGAGACAGGATGTAAGCCACATCGGGGGCCCGGATTTGAACTCAGGAGCGGCGGCCCATGTGGTATCGCGGggttccgtgatatagaaccacccctactTCCATCCCTTGATGGACTCCACGAAGGTTCCCtttagccaggtgacgttggggagtttgctcaccatggcgccgccgcactgcgcgtgttggccttcgaccaccttcggcttcacattgaagaccttgagccataggccaaagtggggagggacgcggaggaatccctcgcacacgacgataaacaccgaaaggttgaggaaggaatttggggctagatcatgaaaatctaactcATAGTAAAACATAAGACCGCAGACaaaaggatggaggggaaaccctagcccgcgaaggaaatgggggatgaacactaccctctcattagtCTTCGGAGTGGGAATGATCTGCTTTTTAGCAGGGAGACGGTGGATTATATCCGCGGCTAGGTACCCAGCTTCCCagagctccttgatgttctcctttgtaacagaggaagccatccacttgccctgtgtgCCCCAGATCCGACATGGCTGGAGTACTGGGTGGCAATGGAAGAGAttggaacttgggtgctggagctcgaatggcagatgggcagaggaggaagaaggcgtgcggTAAAAAGATGGACCTTTATCTTCTTATAAAGGTAGTGGGTATCAAGCGTCCCCCTCCCCGGAGCCTTAAATCTCGCATATTCCCAAGGGAACGTGtgaacggcacggttggattacccaaacccttaTTAATAGgaatcccgtgataaagggacacgatccttgctttgacaagacgtgcctatgACCGTGCCTCGAAACATGAAGTGGGGGCCATAAAACGGTTCAGAATACTAACGAGGCCAGGACATAACGCCTCGCCGGAAAGATCGCCTATGGACGTGACTTTCTTTGTTACGAGTAATTTTAGCCTTACAGCTTAAGGATGTAATTATTAAACAGAGCCGGATACTATTATCATATGTGGaagactgctttggagtattcggagaaggaacctgccttgcaatgccgaagacaatctgcgtgccggatacatcgtcattgaagcccggttcaggggctactgagggagtcctagactatggggtcctcggggagccggcctatgtgacatgggcaggACTgaagggccgtgaagatacaagatagaagcccTTCTCCTATGTCTGgacaggactctccttggcgtggatggcaaactTGGCATccggatgtatagtttccttcctctCTAAACcgacttttgttggggaacgtagtaatttcaaaaaaaaatcctacgcacacgcaagatcatggttatgcatagcaatgagagggggagtgtatcttcatacccttgaagatcgctaagcggaagcgtttatcaacgcggttgatgtagttgtacaccttcacgatccgccccgatcaagtaccgaacgtacggcacctccgcgttcagcacacgttcagctcgatgacgtcgtcgccttcttgatccagcaagacgggcgaagtagtagatgagttccgtcagcacaacggcgtgatgacggtgttggtaaagaacaatctccgtagggcttcgcctaagcactatggaaactatgacggaggataaactagaggggacggggttgccggcacacggcttggtgtttcttgatgtttctttggtgctagccctgcccctctatttatatgttgagccttggggtcaaaacttggagtaaaagcctccacaagtcggtttcacccgaaaggcaagagtccttctcggactctagggccagacgccagggttcccggcgtctggacccagacgccagggaccctcgcgtctggcccctggactccgcaaaactttcttTTGCGCCTTCCAAAAACCTtgcgggctttcccctttggcccaaataaagtgttctcgtacccaaacatttcgggaaacatccggaaccccttccggtgaattctggaacccttccggagaccaaacactattatcacatatatcaatctttatctccggaccatttcggagttcctcgtcatgtccatgatcatatccgggactccgaacatcatTCGGCCaccacatacataactcatataatactatatcgtcaacaaacgttaagcgtgcggaccctacgggttcgagaactatgtagacatgaccgagacacttctctggtcaataaccaatagcggaacctggatgcccatattggctcctacatattctacgaagatctttatcggtcgaaccacataacaacatacgttgttccctttgtcatcggtatgttacttgcccgagatttgatcgtcggtatgaccatacctagttcaatcttgttaccggcaagtctctttactcgttatgtaatgcatcatcccacaactaactcattagtcacattgcttgcaaggcttatagtgatgtgcattaccgagagggcccagagatacctctccgacaatcgtagtgacaaatcctaatctcgaaatacgccaactcaacaagtaccttcagagacacctgtagagctcctttataatcacccagttacgttgtgacgtttggtagcacacaaagtgttcctcaggtattcgggagttgcataatctcatagtcataggaacatgtataagtcatgaagaaagcaatagcaacatactaaacgatcaagtgctaagctaacggaatgagtcaagtcaaccacatcattctccaatgatgtgatcccgttaatcaaatgacaactcatgtctatggctaagaaacttaaccatctttgattcaacgagttagtcaagtagaggcatactagtgacattatgtttgtctatgtattcacacttgtactaagtttccggttaatacaattctagcatgaataataaacatttgtcatgaaataaggaaataaataataactttattattgcctctagggcatatttccttcaactttgcaaccctagtcccccccggtgcctatataaaccggaggggttagtccttaGAGGCAATCAcagtcatataggctagacatctagggtttagccattacgatctcgaggtagatcaacttttgtaaaccctatactcatcaaagtcaatcaagtaggaagtagggtattaccttcattaagagggcccgaacatgggtaaatatcgtgtcccctgcctccttttaccttcgatccttagacacacagttcgggaccccctacccgcgatctgccgattttgacaccgacaatacccaTTAATGACGTTGACCATTGTTAATCCTCCATGTGTCGGCCCCTTAATCATCAACGGAGCCATGTGTCAACTATTCATTCGAACAAGTATTGTCTGTCCAATGCCGACATGCGCCTATGAAGCGACGATATGTGGCATGAACTAGTTAAAAAGACCGACCCAGTCAAAGGCATGCTTAAGTCCCACTACGACTTGTGTCAATTAATCCCGGCAACAGTCTATGGGACATTCGGCATTATTATGGTCCGTCGATAGTTGCGGCCCATTGACAAACCGTGTTGACTTTGGACCATTTACAGGTTGATGTGTCTTTCGGCCTGTTAGCGTCAGGTATTttctttgggcccatttgcggccaagTGTCTTTTGTCCTATTGATGGCTTGCGGTTTTATTTGGCCCTTTTATGGCCCGATATATGTGTCTTTTAGCATGTTGACGGTCTGTCGTGTTTTGGGCCCATTTTTCGGACCGAGCTGCTTTTGTGGTCTATTAGCGGCCAGTGGTGTTATTGGGTCCATACAGTCCAGTGTGCCTTTTCGGCATGTTAAAGGCCCATGGCGAATTGAGGCCATTTAGGGCCCAACATATACTTCGAGTAGGCCGGAGAGAGGAGGCAAAGTGCCACTGGCAAGGTGGGGACACATGCAGGGCTCGATCCTGCCAGTGAGGGCTCAAACCCTAGCTCCCCCCGGTGTAGGACGACACACTAGCAGAGGAGAACATTTTGACTAAAATGATTTCTTTTGTGTTCCCATTTTACCCTTGGACTACTTTTGAGAGGGAACAAGGACGCGGTTTGAAACGGTGCAATGATGAAAATGCCCACACAAAATCATGTGCAGTAAAACGAATCTGGACTGTTGCGTTCACTCGATTTAACGCCCATATAGATTTGATGTACCATAATCAGACTCTGATTTTAATTCCAATGTAGTGAGACCTTTTGTATGCCAGAACTTAGCATCTCCCTGGCTTCATTTCTGTGCGATCGGTCATCGAGTTAGTTGCTTAATATACTTCATTTTGTTGTTTGGGTGTTTCAAAGTGCATCTTTTATCCAAGAACCAAACCCTGATGATATTCCAAACCGCTCTTGTTTGTCTTTCGCTTATCTAAGATACAATATATAAAAGAAATTATCTAGGATATGCGTCAGTAATTGTGAGCCCATTCACAGAGGTGTTTTCAAAGACCACCTCAGAGCGGTTGTACACGTAGATGCCCTGCTGGCATGGCGGAGAAGGTGAGTTTGAGTCTTCCCCGAAGAAGAATGCAGGCTGTGCCGGTGGCTGAAGCTCCATGTCCTCCCTGTTCAACATGAAGATGATGGATGGGATGTCAGGCCTGTCGTCAGGGTCTGCTTGGACGCACAGCAACCCAATGTGGATACATCTTAGCGCCTGGATTCGGGGGTGTCCTTCAAGTGATTCATCAATCATCTGTAATATCGTCCCTTTGGTCCAACAAGTCCATACCTGTTGACATCAGTTTGTTACTACTTGAAACTAGTCGAAAGATATGTTTCATCCATGATAATAAGGTTGCGGGCTTGCTGCGATATACAGATCCACTTACATCACTTAGGAGATTCACCGTGTCCGTCTCGCAATCATCGGAGCCGCAGTTCCTCCTCTTGGTTACAATTTCAAGCACCAAGACACCAAAGCTGAAAATATCGATCTTTGGCGACACGTTTCCATGTATTGCATACTCTGGCGCCATATACCCGCTGCAGATGATTATCAGTTAGGCATAGAAAGTTAGAAACACATATCTTGATATCTGCAAATATGTGAAAGCCCTTTTGTATGCAGTTGCTTACTATGTTCCAACAACTCTAGCTGTCATGGTTTGAGTATGGCCTCCGACTTGCAGCCTAGCTAACCCGAAGTCCGCAATCTTCGGATCCATGGCATCATCAATCAGAATGTTGTTAGCTTTCAGGTCTCGGTGGATGATCCTTACGCTCGAGTCCTCGTGAAGATACATTATGCCCTTGGCAATTCCGAGAATGATGTTGTACTCTTCATCCCATCTTAGTGTGTTTCTTCGACTAGCATCTACTGCAACGTATTGTTCAACTTTTATCAGGAGCTGCTAATGGAAACTTCAGTAATTTCTTACACTAACAGAATGTACTTTGCACTAGTCTAACTGTCTACGGTATGGACCTGTAGCAACTTCCTTTCCAGAAATGCTACAGTGAGTATTAATGACTATTAAAGAAGGTATTTCCAAACAACTCACTTCATGATTCCTCTGTTCTGCAAagagagccttggctcagtggttgggcatgcggttgtgcagcctaacgacccgagttcaattcctagaattgacaggtgatgcacgGGGGTTTTCCCCCGtttattgaggatcaagtttggtgtgtggtgaaaccactcatcaagaaatatcttgatactcatttaaaaatatctgaggaccatgtttatcttggtactcatactaaaatggccgtatgcatccctagttggtgcagaggccgggaagtgaaaTTCTCTCCCATTTTTAAAAGATACGACAGCGATTCCCTCGTCCCGTTCCCTTGCGTCGCCCTCCCGAGGGCGACTCGGGGGCACCGACCTCCCCTTCCCGATtccttccctcgccgccgccggagacggGCGCCGGGTCCCCCGCGCGGCCGCCGATGAGGGTGGCGGCGAGGCCCTCGGCCGCGACGCCGCTCGGGCTCGGGCCTAGGGTTTGAGGCGGCGGCCTCTGCTAGTGAGGGCAGCGGCGTCCTGGCGGCGGGCGGCGCTCGCCGGAGTTGAGGGCGGCGTCTACTCAGCCGCGCGGGCGGCGAGTTGGCGGTGGATGCGGGCGCCGCGTGGAGGGATCCCCTGCTGCTCTCCTCGCCAGATCTGAAGACGGCGCCCCCGTGCTGCTGCTTCCTCCTCGTCAGTCCGGCCAGATCCGGTGGCGGACTGCGTGGATGTGGGGTTGGGAGCTCTGAATCGGAGTAATTTCTTGGCCGGCTGCGGCGGCCACGACGCCGGCGGCGCTCTAGGCgctgtttccttcttgaaggcggcttcGAGATCCAGCTCCCTCCCCCTCGTCCTCCCCCTGCACCCGGGTGAAAATTCACAACTTtggttgggcggcggcggtgccctgctccgtcaccttcttgaaggcgccgctttgggtCCGCGGGGAGGTGGGACAGCTGCAGCGCGTTCTTGGCGTTCCTGATGGCGGCGGTTCTATCTTTAGTGGTGTCGCTTCGCCATGGCGGTCGGCTGGTCCGGCTCTCGTGGTGATTGTGGTGCCCAACTCTTCGCCGTGTCTTCCTGGGGTGCTCCCATCCCGTTCAGAGAggctggaggtggagcggcttcatcttgcacggagcttcggtagaGATGTCAAGTCattcctgaccgacaggtgctacgctttgtcatgcctggtcggcaggtgctacgcacgacagatcttccaaagacttcaagctatgtcggctggtggtacttggcagcatggtgctgatgtgtatcagtggcgaccgcgacgtgctgaGCTGTTTGCGCgtagggaggaggtgccgttggacgctgtggtggcgtcgacgacagctggaccgagcaaggttgatgcatcagtatagttctgaagatggagcggtggcagttggcggcggcggcctctgagtgcacgccggaccggtgagacccatgcccggcaggcgtcctggatgggacctcaggtcttagatattaggtttggctgcgatgtctgtttggtattaggcccaggctatctgcgcctcttcatcaactggatagagttgcttagatggcggctttagtcttactgttgtattactttgtaaggtcttgtgagaataattaataaagtggccgtatgcatcgcccagatgcagaggccgggggtcatcctccttttctaaaaaaaaatgattcctctgtTCTCGGCATATTTTGGTGGACAATTTTGTATCACAACCAACGGCTAGTTTTTCATGAGACCTGACGTACCAActaatatagtactccctccgtccggaaatacttgtcggagaaatgcctaaaaatgaatgtatctagaactaaaatacatctagatacattcattcctccgacgagtatttccggacggagggtagtgtaaaaaacgctcttatattatgggacggagggagtagttccgtGTTTCAAATCTCACAATATTCTGAAACACGTAGTACAAACTGATAACTCAGAGGAACATTGAAAGAGTTTTTAGTATATGGAGATGTGAGTGGAAAGGATGCAGGGAAATACCAAAAAGGAAGTTATCGAGGCTCCCGTTCTTGATGTATTCGTACACAAGTAGCATCTCCTTCTGATGCCAGCAAAACCCCAGTAGCCTAACAAGGTTCTTGTGCTGGAGCTGTGCCAACACCAGCACTTCATTGCGGATCTGATCCAGTCCATGTCCAGCACCAGCACCATCTATAAGTTTCTTCACTGCTATTTCCTGCCCGTCCGGGAGGTTTCCCTGAAGCAGAGGTTATTTTTCAGTAGAAGAACAGACAGAGTGCGCCAAATAGTTTCACCCTGCATTCTCCAAGCTTGTCTATTTACCTTGTATACAGTTCCGAAACCGCCTTCTCCAAGCTTATGCTTCTCTGAGAAGTTTCCGGTTGCCTCTTGCAGCGTCGGAAAATCGTAGATAGTGCACTTCCCCCTCGCCATTTTGTTAAATGCTGTTCCACACACACATAAGAGACGCCACTACAGTTTGTAGTGCCAATAATATCCAGTGCTTTGAGCAAGCAGTTGACCAGTTACTCACAGTCATCATGCTTCTTGGCCTTTCTTCTCTTGAAGCGAATAAAAGCAAAGACTGCAAGAATCAACATCAGGACGGCGAAACAAGCGGCGCCTGTAGAGATCCCTGCCACTCTCCCTTTCCTCCCTGCATTGAAATCAAACAATGGATACAACATCAAACGGAGTTTTCAAGTAGTACGTACGTGGAATGATGTGGAATTTGCGCCAGATGGGGAAACCGAGAACCAGACCCGACCTGCTGGCGTCTCTGCGGTAGCAATCGAAGGCACGGCGGCGGGTGCTGGTGCCGGCGGCGCCGAGAGCTTCACCATGGCGCCGCCCGTGTAGAACGGGTTCACGCCGTACCTCAGGTTGCACCAAACCCCAAGAGCTCGGCCGCTAGACTTCCCGTTCTGGAACAAGAACCACGGCGCGGCTCCGATGAAGCCGCCGAGGCAGCCTCGGCACTGCGCGGCCGTCATCTCCGGCACGCACTGCGCCAGCCCGTAAATCTTCGGGTAGTACGTCGCGTCGAAGCTCCCCTCGCCCGTGGCGAAGTACTTCTTGGCGGGGTCGCCGCGCGCGGCCACGGCCTGGTCGACCGTCGCGTTGAGGAGCGCGAGGGCGGCGGCGTTGAACCAGGCCGCAGGGGCTGTGAGGTTCTCCTCGTCCGAGGAGTAGGTGCCGGCGGGGGATTCCACGCCTATGAAGTCCAGGAAGCGCTGGTCGGAGAAGCGGAGGACGCAGTCGTCCTGGTAGATGGCGACGTCCTTGCTGTTGGGGCAGCCGCGCTGCGCGCCCGGGAAGCCCGCCGCGACGCAGGCGCGGCAGGACGAGGCGTTGGCGTCGCCACGGCAGAGAGCCAGCGCGGAGATGAGGTCCGGCACCACGCCCACGGTGGCCGTGGCGAAGCCGGCCGGCGATGCCGAGACGTTGGCCGGTAGCGCCGCGGCGAGCAGGCCCAGATTGGTCTGGTAGGTGCTGTTGGCCGCGTAGGCGCCGCTGGCGCATGTGGTGGACTGCCACTGCGTCCCCTGGGCCGCGGCCAGCGGCAGCAGCACGACCGCGAGGAGGTAGCCGCCCAGCATGGTTGTCTCTGGCAGAAAGCGGAAGAGATTGAGGCACGAGCTGGCTGCACAATCGACAAACAACAGCtccgggattgccatgcaacttcgcGAAAGAAGCGGTTCAAAAAAGGAAAAACTTGAGGAAAGAAAAAGGGTACTGCTGCAAGTGGCTGATTTTGACCCATCAGTACAGTCGTTGAACTCAACTTGTCCGCGTCACGACGATACTACGCAAGCGCGCCAGGTTTCGGCTCCGCCGGGATCGTTGCCGTCGGGTCAGGGGCTCTTAGGCCGTGTTTGCTTCGTAATTCTAGTCTTAACTAAAAAAGTTCCTAATCCCAAAAAAGTACCTTCCGGTTTGTTTTCAAGGACTAAAAAATCCGTAGTCTTTTTTTTgatgttattaaatgaccatgttatcCTTAATATACAGagaaataacaatcaaacaacaccatggcacGGCGGGGCAATAGG is a window of Triticum dicoccoides isolate Atlit2015 ecotype Zavitan chromosome 2B, WEW_v2.0, whole genome shotgun sequence DNA encoding:
- the LOC119363423 gene encoding putative receptor-like protein kinase At4g00960 isoform X2 yields the protein MLGGYLLAVVLLPLAAAQGTQWQSTTCASGAYAANSTYQTNLGLLAAALPANVSASPAGFATATVGVVPDLISALALCRGDANASSCRACVAAGFPGAQRGCPNSKDVAIYQDDCVLRFSDQRFLDFIGVESPAGTYSSDEENLTAPAAWFNAAALALLNATVDQAVAARGDPAKKYFATGEGSFDATYYPKIYGLAQCVPEMTAAQCRGCLGGFIGAAPWFLFQNGKSSGRALGVWCNLRYGVNPFYTGGAMVKLSAPPAPAPAAVPSIATAETPAGRKGRVAGISTGAACFAVLMLILAVFAFIRFKRRKAKKHDDSFNKMARGKCTIYDFPTLQEATGNFSEKHKLGEGGFGTVYKGNLPDGQEIAVKKLIDGAGAGHGLDQIRNEVLVLAQLQHKNLVRLLGFCWHQKEMLLVYEYIKNGSLDNFLFDASRRNTLRWDEEYNIILGIAKGIMYLHEDSSVRIIHRDLKANNILIDDAMDPKIADFGLARLQVGGHTQTMTARVVGTYGYMAPEYAIHGNVSPKIDIFSFGVLVLEIVTKRRNCGSDDCETDTVNLLSDVWTCWTKGTILQMIDESLEGHPRIQALRCIHIGLLCVQADPDDRPDIPSIIFMLNREDMELQPPAQPAFFFGEDSNSPSPPCQQGIYVYNRSEVVFENTSVNGLTITDAYPR
- the LOC119363423 gene encoding putative receptor-like protein kinase At4g00960 isoform X1, translated to MLGGYLLAVVLLPLAAAQGTQWQSTTCASGAYAANSTYQTNLGLLAAALPANVSASPAGFATATVGVVPDLISALALCRGDANASSCRACVAAGFPGAQRGCPNSKDVAIYQDDCVLRFSDQRFLDFIGVESPAGTYSSDEENLTAPAAWFNAAALALLNATVDQAVAARGDPAKKYFATGEGSFDATYYPKIYGLAQCVPEMTAAQCRGCLGGFIGAAPWFLFQNGKSSGRALGVWCNLRYGVNPFYTGGAMVKLSAPPAPAPAAVPSIATAETPAGRKGRVAGISTGAACFAVLMLILAVFAFIRFKRRKAKKHDDSFNKMARGKCTIYDFPTLQEATGNFSEKHKLGEGGFGTVYKGNLPDGQEIAVKKLIDGAGAGHGLDQIRNEVLVLAQLQHKNLVRLLGFCWHQKEMLLVYEYIKNGSLDNFLFVDASRRNTLRWDEEYNIILGIAKGIMYLHEDSSVRIIHRDLKANNILIDDAMDPKIADFGLARLQVGGHTQTMTARVVGTYGYMAPEYAIHGNVSPKIDIFSFGVLVLEIVTKRRNCGSDDCETDTVNLLSDVWTCWTKGTILQMIDESLEGHPRIQALRCIHIGLLCVQADPDDRPDIPSIIFMLNREDMELQPPAQPAFFFGEDSNSPSPPCQQGIYVYNRSEVVFENTSVNGLTITDAYPR